In Fructilactobacillus cliffordii, a single genomic region encodes these proteins:
- a CDS encoding AbiH family protein — protein MVNDKIYLLVIGNGFDLQCGLKTSFASYLNKVLETARKEIDDIDKTFSDLKQFNDIDLGVVSTDKNNKNYFIGQIRNHISIELYGKTTTNYFDSFYDNLKNFDKSFFKMYFIFLKFNNKESRNWADVEKELSTLITTGFFVDLFNTICIIKDAITNYSEDDIEKKIGSNKSVLIYVYLLINICGYKIKENSANYFINFLMGELNKFEHNLGTYIEDQINSKKEYYVSESNKLINKFNIVNDFNVLNFNYTNPFKYKDYNTKTVSNIHGNTDNPIIGVDTSAIKKASNDNVNDLNFNEFTKTYRIMSNTENHKDILPNPENIDTIYFYGHSLSHADYSYFQSIFDYYNLYDSKLNLVFYYSVYAPERESQIVNQDINNIWNLINEYGESMGNAKGKNLLHKLNLENRIKIKEVEI, from the coding sequence TTGGTTAACGATAAAATATATTTATTAGTTATTGGAAATGGTTTTGATTTACAGTGTGGTTTGAAAACTAGTTTTGCTAGTTACTTAAATAAAGTTTTAGAAACAGCTCGTAAGGAAATTGATGATATAGACAAGACATTTAGTGATTTAAAACAATTTAATGATATTGATTTAGGAGTAGTTAGTACTGATAAAAATAATAAGAATTATTTTATTGGACAGATAAGAAATCATATTTCGATAGAATTATATGGTAAAACGACTACAAATTATTTTGATTCCTTTTATGATAATCTAAAGAATTTTGATAAATCTTTTTTCAAAATGTATTTTATATTTTTAAAGTTTAACAATAAAGAAAGTAGAAATTGGGCTGATGTAGAAAAAGAACTAAGTACATTAATTACTACCGGTTTTTTCGTTGATCTGTTTAATACGATCTGTATTATTAAAGATGCTATTACTAATTATAGTGAAGATGACATAGAGAAAAAAATTGGTTCAAATAAGAGCGTTTTGATATATGTGTATTTGTTAATCAACATATGTGGTTATAAAATTAAAGAAAATTCTGCCAATTATTTTATTAATTTTTTAATGGGTGAACTTAATAAATTTGAACATAATTTAGGAACGTATATTGAAGATCAGATAAATTCTAAAAAAGAATATTATGTATCTGAATCTAATAAGTTAATTAATAAATTTAATATTGTAAATGATTTTAATGTTTTAAATTTTAACTACACTAATCCTTTTAAATACAAAGATTATAATACTAAAACAGTTAGTAATATTCATGGTAATACCGATAATCCAATCATTGGCGTAGATACATCTGCCATTAAAAAAGCAAGTAATGATAATGTTAATGATTTGAATTTTAATGAATTTACAAAAACTTATCGAATTATGTCCAATACCGAAAATCACAAAGACATTTTACCAAATCCAGAAAACATTGATACAATTTATTTTTATGGGCATTCTTTATCCCATGCTGACTATTCTTATTTTCAATCAATTTTTGATTATTATAATTTATATGACTCCAAGTTAAATCTGGTTTTTTATTATTCTGTTTATGCTCCAGAAAGAGAATCACAAATTGTTAACCAGGATATTAATAATATTTGGAATCTAATTAATGAATATGGTGAATCAATGGGCAATGCTAAGGGTAAAAATTTGTTGCATAAATTAAATTTAGAAAACAGAATTAAAATTAAAGAAGTTGAAATTTAA